TGCATTATTCTGTAGAATAACACTGCAACTGTATCTTTGCAGATCACTTCAAGTTGAAGCGTCAGCCATCAAAACCCTCTAGAATAAATGCTCATTTTTGCTCTATGTTGGATGGATCGATTGCCCCTTTCAAACTAGAAACACCATTTCATCTTCAATCTACAATTCTACGTCTTGAACTTTGAgctctttattattttagggAGTCAGTATACAAGCATTATTTCTCATATGAGCATTGGTCTTTCCTTTTCTGCCCTGCTCTAGTTTCATAACCCTTACTTCCCAATTCCTCATGTCAGTTGGAACTTAATGGATTTTGCAATCGATTCCTAAAGCAGTTATTAGATGTCTGTTTCCTAAAGCAGTTCGTtctaggttttttaaaaaaaaaagagcagtcAGCTCATATTTAGCGATTCTTTCAGTAATCAATGGCTTTTCAGCTTAAATGGTGCAATAATCTAATTTCATTtctcaaatcaagttttaatgGGCTTCAAAGTAGTAGTCTTTTGAATTTGGTCACACAGAGATCTTGTTGAGTAAAGATGCAATCTGCAGGTATGGGAATTTTATCAGAAGCAGGAGCTGGTTAATTTGGTGGACACATCGCTGGCTGGGGATTATGATGTTGAAGAGGCTTGCAATTACCTGAAGATAGGTCTTCTTTGCATCCAAGACGTGCCAAAGCAGCGTCCATCCATGTCCACTGTTGTCATGATGTTAATGGGTGAGATAGAAGTGACCGACAAGATATCAAGGCCTGGCTTGCTGTCTGAATTGAAGAGTTTTGAAGGTGACGAAATGCCCAAACACAAAGGTGGAAAAGACCAGATTAACAAGCGGGAAATGAAGAATTCATCTTCGACTTCAGGCATGGTCGGGAGTTCATCTTCATCATTAGGAGTGGACGCTTCATACGCTACCATGACCTTCAGTTCTATATATGACCGGGACAATTAACAGCATTCTCCAAGTCTTATTGTTGGGAGCAAATATGAGAGCCAGGTTTGCTTTCAAAAGAGATTTTTTGGTAGCGTTAGCTTTTCTGGGAGTGAGAATCTCGCCGTAAATTCTTTtgtaaaaaaagatgattttctttccttctttccttttttatttttcttaataaagaagagaaataggAAGTGATCTGAAAAGATTTACTAACATTATCAGTGTCATACTATCACCATTTTTGttgctcttttcttttcttttggtctAGAAAGAATGCAGGcatcaagaattaaaaatatgaatcaagGAGAAGATGATCCCCACTGCCGAGGGCTCTCGGTGATATATTATCTGAAACTGATGAGATCCCACCTGAGGCGATCATGAGCCTTTTCTTCCTTTAATGCTTCTCATTAAATGAATGATCTCCTGAGTCACAATAATATCATATGTAATCTGCCTCCCCGGAACCAAGCTGCTCTGAAACTTGGTGACCGAATTCGGCAATAGATTTTTGTGTCTGTTCACCAGGAGCTTAGTTAAGATCTTGAAGTTGACATTGCAGAATCCAAGTGGGCGAGCTGGTGTAGGAGCTCTGGAAGAAAGGCTGGAATCCATTTCTGGACCAGGAGATTTGAATGGTTTTCATATCAAATAAAGCTTTTCTCCCTTTTACCAACACATTCAAGGACAATAAAAACATAAGcataatgaaaaagataaattagaaagctattaaaattaaaattaaattaaaaaaaaataccaatttggttctttttttttttactaattttttttttttctaattcttttcttgattgatttttttttttttatttcatcatccgtattttgttaattaaaaattttactttgtgattttttcatatttgtctTTTATAGAATAATCTCGATTTCATGACCGGGGTTACGAATTTCAAAAATTACTCAAATTTgactttggttttttaataaaaaatatttttttttatttcattcttcaacattaggttattaagccttattatttttttttttctactttcttttctttagggtttattttggtCTCATGATTTAGGTCACGGATTGGTTTAATTAATCAGAGTTGACTCatgtttttttgatatttttttaattgattttcttttatagtTTATCTTTccatcatttaatttgattgagaattaatctttatttttttatttaatttattttgaatgggGTTATCCCGATCTAATGATAAGACCTTGAATTTCACATGCTTACTCaagctatgtttttttgttttttttaaaattaattttttaatttgtttttttaacgtttaatttatttgtagttgagtttcaaaatcattttatttttttcttaacgagattattctatttttatttaattttttttaattataaaataatatttttgcctccttttaataatgattaaaaGAAGATATGTTTCTATGATATTTACAAGTGCTCTCATTTTAAGCTACCAGAAAGTGATTAGCTTGTGTCAAAGCACCAAAACTTATGCTGAGAAAGTAAACGATTTCAAGAAATCTGAGCTGggcatttataaaatttatgaggACGATTTTTTAGCAGATAAAGTTTTGTCCCCTGGAAGCAAAATCCATGAAGATATCGATCCAGTACTTGAAATTCTTACACTCGTTTGAATTTTTGGCAAGCAAAAACTGGGCAAGCTTCTCTTTTTATCAAAGCATATAcatggataaatttttttttttgttagctttTACTTATAATCACATGTAAATAGACAAGGAATGTAGAGAGATTCTATAGGCTGGCTTGATCTTCGAAGAATATCgagtaaaaacaataaaaacaggAACAAAAGGCTGATGAacaatttcatcttcttctggAACATCTAAACCACAAAATCACAAAACAGAGCACTCTGTACCCAATAATAAAACCCAACATCACAGCTAAATTGCTCCATTTTCGTGAATCTTTCAGGCCTCGCTGTCTTAGGAACTCACTTCCATAAAGTTTGCATTCCCCTTTATCATACTCTAAGCACCTCATGTTGCCTTGCTCTCCTCcatattcatttattaaaaaacattcaaatgGGTACTTGAACAAACTCAGATAGTGCATGAAAATCCAGTAACTAGGAATCTTATTCTTCGATATGAAGTAACcggagaaaagaaagaaggatcCCATCAGCCCTGAAATCACTGACGTCCCCATTATGAAGTTGGGCACTAGAGCACTGAAACAAGCTACGAACGAATTCGACATCAAAATCACCATCCACACCACTAGAGAAAAGTACAGAAATCCATCAATTGCCCCCCTCAATCCGACAAGCCAGTAAACAGGGGTAGAGTAGAGAAGAGCAACCattaaaaggaaaggaagaaagatGAGGGTGTTTGATAGAACATAAGAAGAAACTCTATAAGCTCCTCTTGAGGTCTCTCTCGTCAGTATTCTTCTTTCTTGCAAAAAGATAGGCAGGCCTTCTGTTGTGGAAGATAGCAAGAAGGTGAGACTGAAGGCAAAAAACCCGATTCGAGTCTGCATAGCAACTTGCCCTGTTTTCTTTCCGACATTCAAGTATATGGTTCCAAGTATTAGTCCAGCGACCAGCGCTTGTACCACTCTTGTAGCAAATAGTTGCTTGGTTCTGAAAATGTTGCTGCAAAACCTTTGTCCTAGTATCAAAACCTCCCCCAAAATAGAATTAGGATAGCAGAGAGGCTTTTCTTGATGATTGTTAAAGTTTGGGGTCCTCATGGTATGGCCTCCCTCGTTTCTGGTCTCATGAGAGCATTCGTTGGTGATAAACACTGAATTTTGCATTTCCAGGCTTTCTATGGCATCGATGGAAAACTCAAGCACGTTGACATGGAGAGGAATTCGATGACCAGAAAACTTCAGTCTTTCTTCAAGAGAATGCAATGAGCCATCGTGGACAACATATCCATTGGAAAGCAAAACAAGGCGATCAAACAGCTCGAGTATTCGAAAACCTGGTTGGTGGATGGTTAAAACAATGGTCTTACCTTGATTTACCACCATTGACTTGAGCAGAGTCGATACATGAAGAGCTGATGCTGAATCCAGACCTGAAGTTGGTTCATCAATGAAAACAACGGCAGGGTCATGGACTAAATCAACTCCAATCGAAACTCTACGCCTTTCGCCACCGGAAATGCCCCAATTTGATCCCTCACCTATCCTTGAATCTGCAATA
This is a stretch of genomic DNA from Populus alba chromosome 11, ASM523922v2, whole genome shotgun sequence. It encodes these proteins:
- the LOC118038406 gene encoding ABC transporter G family member 10, whose amino-acid sequence is MELPVKAPASGGQKTTYTIETKKLSYKLCSKFDEFNWICCGETPRGVPKLILRDVSCAARPGEITAIAGPSGAGKTTLLEILAGKISSCKVSGQVLVNSQPMKEKHFRRISGYVTQDDSLFPSLTVKETLLYSALLRLPGGKKEAANRVRRLLKELGLEHIADSRIGEGSNWGISGGERRRVSIGVDLVHDPAVVFIDEPTSGLDSASALHVSTLLKSMVVNQGKTIVLTIHQPGFRILELFDRLVLLSNGYVVHDGSLHSLEERLKFSGHRIPLHVNVLEFSIDAIESLEMQNSVFITNECSHETRNEGGHTMRTPNFNNHQEKPLCYPNSILGEVLILGQRFCSNIFRTKQLFATRVVQALVAGLILGTIYLNVGKKTGQVAMQTRIGFFAFSLTFLLSSTTEGLPIFLQERRILTRETSRGAYRVSSYVLSNTLIFLPFLLMVALLYSTPVYWLVGLRGAIDGFLYFSLVVWMVILMSNSFVACFSALVPNFIMGTSVISGLMGSFFLFSGYFISKNKIPSYWIFMHYLSLFKYPFECFLINEYGGEQGNMRCLEYDKGECKLYGSEFLRQRGLKDSRKWSNLAVMLGFIIGYRVLCFVILWFRCSRRR